AACGGGCAGGTAGAAGGAGTAGTAAGCAGTCTTGTATCGCACAATAAAGGAGTGCTTGTCCAGAGAGAACCGGTTGAGATCAACCTCATCCTCGGGGGCAGTCAGAAGATCCACCAGCTGGCCCAGCTCGGTCTTGAACGAAATGTCGTGGAACAGCTCGACAAGGTCAATGTAGTACTTCTCCTGTCGGAAATGCTTCTTAAGCAGAATGTAGATGCCACTCTCTAGCATGAAAGCATCGTTGATGGCAATCATGCCGACCTTGGGCTTGAGGTACCAGCAGGGCTGGCCTCGTCGGGTCTTGGACTCATCCATAATGTCGTCCGACACGAGGAAAAACgcctgcagcagctcaatcAGCCAGCCGAGCAGCGCGAGTCGGTAGTACTCCTCGTCAtcgagctccttcttgccgGTCAGTAGCTGGTAGGTGTCGACCACAGACAGGCCTCGGTTGAGCTTTCCACCCACACAGTTGTACTGAAGTGAGTCGGAAAACCACTGCACGGCATCCTGGGGCAGACCCTCGTCTCGCAGCAGCTgcaccagctcctcggagaTTCGGGGGAACACGCTTTCGAATTTCGCCTTGGAcattgttgtttgtgtacttgtactcgtggATGGAAGGAGGATGTGATGTGACGATCTGATCTGACGTGGTTGCGTAAGGAGGGTTAATTGAATTAAGGTTGCGAGTAGAGCGAGCAGAGCGACTGGCCGTAGGTCAGAACCCGACAGCCCCGCGTGTTCGCcagggtcacgtgatttatTGAGAAGACACGTGCCATCGAGATGGTAGCGCCACTGATATGGTCCAGAGCCAGGTTCTTGTTATTTGTGTGGTTGTactgtgtgtgtgtcgtAACCCCTGAATCTGTCTCTTTCCTGTGTCTGATACGAGACATGTGagtgtacgatacagtatgtacgatgTGTGTAGGTTTTTGGGGGTCAAACGTCTCATATATATAGCTAGGAAAAGAGTGTTTGGAGCGCTACAATAAAGACGTGTTTCTTACCCTCCGTAATGGGCGGATCCTGTCACTCAGCTACGGCATTTGGTTGTATTTCAACGAAGCAgttgggttagggttaATGGATTGTAGGGAGCGGAAGAGGGGATAAATGGGGATCATATCATTCAAATGAGACGTTAGACATTTTAGTAATCACAATAGAGCTTTTGAGGAGTATTATGTGTTCGCAACAGCTCAATCTTGCCATTTCAGTGTTTTGATTGATTTCTCAAAGTTGACCAATCAAAACCCTCAATTAACATGACTCAAAAGAGTCACGCATTTTTCATCTAGAGAAATACAGTTTGGACAATGGCACTTTTCACAATGAGgtatatcacgtgatggggAGTGTTAGAGAGGTGGGGCCATTTTTAACAGATTTCAAATGGCTCGTTCAGTATATTTTGTGACTTTGGTCTTTCTCAGACTTGTATTGGTGCTGTTCGATGATACGTGTAGATGTTCCACCAGAAGTGAGTCGTTCAGGAGTGATGTACTTATActatgtatgtactgtagttacaGTAGAGAGATAATGGACAGTGTTAGTGAGGTTTTGATATACTCCCCAAGCAGTTTATTTCGAGTGGAAATATTGTCACATCTTGGTGCTCCAATAACACTTTCTGTGGCTAAGGCAATGACTATCATTACACTGgacgtacagtacatggTCCGCAATAACTGATCTGCTTGGATATCCAGGTTTGAATGAGGACTTCATATTCTATTACATGTATGATTCAATTTTTCTCACTCTTGGCCCAAAGTACCTACAATTACTTACTGAAGAACTATTTGAGCAATTGATAGACGATTCCTAGTACGGGTtgtctacagtatttcAATATGCTCTCAAAAAGATCTATATCTCTTTTGTGGTGACCATACTTATTGTAAGATTTATTTACAACACACCTGTTTGATTATCCTACCCGTACAATCCGTATCAAAGGCATCTGCTCTATCATTGAACTCCCCGTTTTTTATTCTGTATACCCAAGAGGTTGGGTGTCTTAAGAGATTAACACATTCTCTGTAGACTGTAGGAAGCCATGAGATTTTTTTGATCTCTTGTACAAGTCTCCAAGTTCCCTTTTATTGGCACAACAGAACATTTCAGTGATTTCCAGAAACGGAGTTGGACACACCAGACACTCCTGCTGTTGCCATGGAAGAGCTAGTTGCTCCATTTGCCCACATAAACACTCGGGAGCCTTGTAAGGGGCTTTCGATTAGTCTCTAGTGTTTTCCTCTTGGGGAAGAGCCAGTCTGGATCATCATTCCAGGTCCCATTTGTATGTGTTACTGTAGTCATTCTAGTTTCCAATTCAGCAATATCTAGTTGATCAGAAAAGAAACCCGGAGTTTAGAGGCGTTTGGTACGACAAACCTCACCCTGGAGTCCAGAGAGATGCTCCATATTGGGTATATCAGGGTCTAAACCAGCCTAGGAGCTGATATATCCCTCTGGGATGTGATAACAAGAGCTTCTGGCAGTCAGTTTCCATACGACCTTCGAGTCAACTTCGAATATCGTTTCCACATTGAAGATACCAAGTGAGAAGAAAGCCTGCATCGTTGGCTAGTTGAATTGCAAGATCTAGTTGCGGAGAAGAAGTCGCAGATATCAGCTGAAgtctttcttctcttcttctgtaGATCGCCCTCTCGTGTTCTAGAGAGTTAAATATCTTCAATAATTGCCTGGTGATTATACTGCCGGCAAACTTGTTTCTCTTGGTGGAATCGGGGTAATGTTTATCCAGCCCATGTCTCAAGTTGTAGGTATTACGGCCAAAGTGGACCTTTGTGCTAAAGAAGTACATACTTATAAAGACCATACACTTCTCGGATCTGGATTTCCGCGATATGTGGATTGTTCGAAGGAGGACATTCAATCAATCAAGTCTTACGACAAGTATCTAAAGCAAATATGGGAAGAAAATAGAAATTCTTTTCTCACATAAGTCTCATTTACAGGAGATAGTAAAGCAACTTCTGTTTGTGGTCTGGATTCCAGTCGGAGATGACCCCGAGCCGTTCATAGAAGTAATTACAACCTACAGGTCAAGTTTTTGGCGTCTTATACCTGTTCCTGTGTACCAGGTGATTCTTACTATTTCAAATTGACAACTACTTTCTGGGAGCCTTGAAAAGTATACCAAGGGGAGTATTTCTTGCAGTTGATGAGGTCACGTTCCTGTCAttactactgtagcacCTTTTTCGATGTCattgaaaaagaaagaTCGACTGTTTGGGAAGAATTGCTCTTCTCTCGAGCTCAAATTCGGATACTTAGTCTCCTAAAATGGATAGTAGATCCCTTCAACACGCTTCTGTTAACTCTTGCACCACACTTCCAGACCCTGTAACCTCTAATGGCAATTCTAAAGAAACCACAAAGTTAGGAAAATTGTTTCCAAGGAGTTATGAATGTAAGAAATTTACTTATGTTGGTTCTTTTACTACATCTCTGCTCTGCTCTACTGTAGAGCTTTGGAGGGAGGACTGAGAACAACTACAATCAGTTTGCTTTACAGTGGCCTGGAAAGATGCAGGTTGGCGTCTTGTATTGTAAAATGTTTTTCTTTACAGTACTGGGTACTTAGGCGACCAGAGTAGACTGTATATGAAGGGAGGATTTCCTTGCCTTCTGAGGAACTTGCAGCCTGAGCGAGAGCGAGTTGTTACAAGGTCTACAAATGGTATCCTTTAGCTTGTATTGTGATGATGTATCAGCCGTATGGTAGTTTTTAATCTTGCCCTATTGTTTCATCAAAGCGATGCCAGATGAGTGCTTCGATTTCAGTTAAACATCTTCATCTGATACCCCACACTTTTCCTCAAGAGATATCTATCATATAATACAATTAATCAGAAATAACATGATAAATCAGAAATAATACGAAGTCCAAGTCTGAAACGCTCTTACTGTGTTGCTAGTAGCAACAGTAGTGGAAGTGTTCCCCACCTAGATGGACACTTTTCGACTCATATCATGATAATGTctatagtacaagtacaacaacGCTGTATATAATTGTACACACAAGTCTCTGTACAGGTATCTAACTGGAATGACAACATCTTCTGTGAACAAGTTTGAGCGACCCAACAGTAAATCTCTTCTCCCGGAAGTGTTCTGCAAGTGTAATTGAACGATGTGTCTACTGGCTCCGCCAATACACTTTGTATTCCAGGTACTTCAATCTCTACAATCCTTCCAATGAATTCTGTATGTGCTCAGCTTGTGAGCGTTGAGCTCTAGTGGCTGTGCAAGCTGCCTTTGTATACTCGCACAACGTATTGAGAGGCCCTCCGCAAAACTACCGTACCGTACTCGGATACGAGTGAATCAGAAAATATCTCACCACCTACACATCAATTGCTGTCATTCTATAATACATCCTAAACCACCTGATTCTAGAAAACCCACCATCCGGTCTTCCCGGTGGTTCTTGGCACCTCATGTACAGATAGAATTACGAGTGTTTGTTCTTCAAAAATATGCACATATCCAATGCCTCAATTAAGTGACACGGAATCATCTGATGTTTAAGAACAGCTAAATATTttccaagtacaagtacaattacAGTCTGTGGAAAAAATATCGTGGATATGAGATGTAGATGTCATGCAGGTGTACACCAACCGCAGTGGTTCCTGCTTGCGCCCAAAGATGGCAATCAAAAATATTATATTCTGTTCCAGATTGACGCACACTCTCTGTTCCCCCAACCACACGGCCTTTGTTCGATCCGCATGACCCGATGTACGTAACCGCCTGCCGCTCTTCCTTGCCACCTCACATCGCACTACAGCACATTGCACCACCTCTACGTCTTCGAGGCAACCATCCCCAACAGcactctacttgtagttaggtacagtacctaaACTTTTTCCTGTATTGATGCATTTCACTCCACAAGCACTTTCAGGTCATATCGtagagagaaggaggatgacTTCTCAAAGAGGCCCTCGTATCATTTCTGATAGTTCATCACATATTAAGATCTCGTCGATCTCCAATTATCTCCAGCATCGTGTAGAAAGGCTTTTGCCCAGAAAATCTCCGGTTCATGTCCCACAAATGTACGGAAGAAAACTTACCATTGTCGCTTTGTATATCCTGTTCGAGACCGACTTTAGAGTTACCATGCGGCTcgcactacaagtacagtacagtacttatAGTTacagcaaaaagaaacagaTCTGAATATTCCCAGCCGCCCCTTCAAACCCGGCTGGCTTCTTGTTTGGGTATATCTTTCTTCTGGTGGATAAATTTGTCTTGTGATTACGCTTGTACGGAGTGCTTCTGGAATCTGCATCCCTGTATGCAGGTTATATGTGGACCTGCCCTGCGCTGCATCACAGTGCGTCTTCGTCGTATTCCCTGTATGTTTAGAGTTTAAGCAGCAGCCGGAAGAGGTAATGGTTGGGACCTAAACTTCAATCTATGGAGCGCAGCAAAATTAAGACACACAGATAACATATGGAGACTTTCAGATCCACCCAGTTAGACAATGCGCGAAAGACATGGAGAATTTTGCCGCTTTCGTATCACCTTTGAGGTGGAGaaacctacaagtaggccGCTTCTGTGTGTTCCAGCCAGGTTattaaataaaataaataaaaaacataGACAATGACAGCTGGTCAATCTCTTCTATGGGATGAGCTGCTTGTGTCAAGAGACAACAagaatgtacttgtaagtCTGCTGTCAGGGGTCATCGGAAATTGAACAATGGGTGACATGTCGTATAGCTCAGGTAGTTAGTGCACTTTCTAAATaatactacttgtagcacgTACAGCCAATATCGCAGTGGTGTGCTTCGACTGCATATCTACAAGTTCTAGTAACTAATCAATACGGTGGGTGAAGTTGGTGCAAACGGGGCTCAATTAGTGAGATTATTGCCTTCTTAGTTCTCCACCCAACTCCCTGGCCTAATACCCCTCTTGACTTGTATAAACAGACTCTCCGTTGTTCACAACCTACCGCCCATATTAGTGGAAAGTCAAGACCGAGTTAATACCACTACCAAGAATGAATAAATCTTATCGTGCCGGATCCTTTCTGATACGGTGCCTTTTGTTGGGtagactacagtacagtacgccAGGCGCGATCTCAAATGAGACAAGAGACTTACTTGTAGCAAGCGAAGTAAGGGCGTACCTTACTCatgatactgtactcgtacttgtacgggTAGCGGCGAGCAAATTAAGGGACAAGTGATGAGTGTTCGTATTGTCTTACATTTTTCTTGTCTCAAATCATTCAATAAATATTATATACATCACTCCTTGTTATCCGTCCACATACTCGATCTAAGGTTAGACGGTACCGTTGCGGATGGAAAGAAAGCTGACAACGCAGGATCATGAATGAAAATGTCCTCATCGTCGGTTCCGTACTGCTCTGCAGTCTCTGAATACTTCTTCCGGGCTCCCTTCTTAGCCAGCTTGTCTGCAATGCGAGCTCCAGAATGCATATGTTGGCTCCTGATGAACCGGAGTGAGATGTTTTGGTTCTCGTACAGCAACGCTCGTAGACGCTTAATCAGGTAGTAGTTTGGATGCGAGCGCATTCTCTCGGTCGGTTCCAGGCCCTCCCAGCCATGCTCCAAAAGCCTCAATGTCCACAGACTGTCTGTACGAATCTCCCATTTTTGTGACCGGTAAGTCATGTGTCTGGAAATGATTCGGATAGCCATCACCATAGCCAGGATTTCAGCTCGCCCAGGAGTCTGTTCGCCAGGAACACGTCCACATGCATCAGGCATAAGCCCCTTTTCGAAGTGGACACCCCAGCCTGCGGCTCCTGCATTGTATAGAAGAGGTGAAGGGAGGGCATTATGCGATCCGTCAGTGTACACCACATTTGCTTCCACATCATCGTATCTTCCGGCATGGTTGGCTGCAATAGGACCCAATTGTTTGGAGAGGGAGTTGAACATAATTCTCCAGTTCGTTTCAAACGCTCTCAGCAGTTTGTGGTCATGATGGTCTCTGAAGGACGTTGTGTTGATATCGAAATCGGCCTGCTTGTGCTTGAAGGTGTGGTTGGTCCATCCTGAATCTCCATGAAGATTCTTGTATCTGTTAGTAGACAGATAAAGCTGTCGACGAGGTATCAGAGGAGCTGCCGCGCTAGAGTCTCGGTTACGCACAAAGACTGGCTCTCCACAGTTGCATGTGAGCCCTGCTAGCATGTCCAGAGTCACAGTAGTTGAGGGATCTGCTGTTCGAGCAACGAGCTCCATCTTTGTCTCGTGTCGAGCCTTTAGCATCTCCCTTCGCATCTGTGGAGTCGCGTTTTTGAAATGGCCAGTGAGCGTAATCTTAGATGCTGGTTTATGTTTCTCTGCTTCAGAGAACCCGTCAAGCCAGTTTTCAAAGGTCGTCTTTTTGGCTTGGTTTCTAACAGTTCCATTCTCCTTAATCCCAATGGCGACGTCGTCAGGAGCAGCGATATTCTCAGAAATCGACTTGTCCAGAGCCTTCAAAGTCGCTCTCTTTGAATCCCGTTTCTGTCGCTGAGtgagcttcttgtcaaCTGTATCTTCAGTCCGTTCGGACAGCTCTTGCGTGGACGAAAAGAAGCCCTCGGATGAAGTATCAAGTTTAACAGTATCGTTCTCTACCGACGTTTCATTCTTCTGGCGCCACTGGGAAACCTCCGTGGCCGCCAATTCCTCCGTCGTCGATTTTGTCGTTCCACATTCCCTGAATTCACTCTTGAACAATGTGTCGCCTCTGCccttactacaagtagtagatTCATATCCCAAATAGTTCTCTTTGGTCAACAGATACTCGCGGTAAAAGTCCCAATACTCCGGATTATTAAACACGTTGTAGGCGTCCACCAGATGCGAGTTATCAAGACTTTCGAGACAttcctgcttctcctcctccgtcaTCTGATCCAATTCGTCAAAAATATCCTGCATGTGGAACTTTCGCATCTTGTCCAGGGACACCATTTTGTTGATCTCAGCCTGTATCTGCAGACACTTGGTCAACAGCTGCTTGACGCGATTGGGGCTGCCTCCATCAGGCGGAGCAATGTACatcttggcctcggcaTACTGGCTAAACTTGATGCGGTCACGCTCTCGCTTATAGGCCTGAAGCTGCTCGTCGGCTAGCCGTTTCTGTCGTATCATTTCTTTGTCAGTCTCTGTAGGATCCTGCTTTAGTTGTTCAAAGTattccttcttggacatTCCCAGAAACTTGCAAGCCTGCTTGTCGGTAGAAAAAGAAGCGTACACAGCTCCAGAGTATCCGATAACCTGgtcagcagcctcctcccaGTTGCTGTACACACCTGGTTGCCTGCCCTTCTTCACAGCAAACCAACGCTTCTTTTCAGGCTCCAGTTTCGCCTCATCAGATAGCAAGTGCTCAAGGAATGAGATCCGAGATGCAAACGGATCGTAGCACACATCCTCGGGAGACACGTGGTACATGCCCATCCACTCCTGGGCCTCTTGCAccgtctccagcttcttccaTTCACTTTGGCTCATCTTGCCAGTCTCTCTGACCACCTTATCCCAATGCAAATAAATTCCAGGAACCAGCCCCTTTCGCACAGCAAAAACGCCGCCGGCGCGCGCAATCTGGGTCTCCATCTCAGCCTTGAGTTCTCTCTGTTCCTGACTCAAACTGGCAAGCCGCTTCTCGATAGTCTGTCTCAACACTGCCGAGGGAGCCAGCTCAAACTCCAAGGCATCCTTCTGCGACACAAACGTGTACATTTCGGTTGTCTGCTTGCGTCCAGCCTTGTTGCGTCCCTGCCGCTTCACTGAAAACGTCTCTGGGGGAGTCTGTGGCACTGCCCGCACCTCGGGAGGCGGGTCTCTCAAAAGAGTTGGAGCTTTCGGGTAATCTAGACGTTTGTACTTCTGATGGCGAAAGCCGGACGAGAGTGACACATTGCGAATAAATATGCGTATTGGGATCGTCAGCGGTCGCAACCTGATCATGGCGTGAAAAGTTGTAAAACCACTCATGCAATATTGGAACTTTGATCTGCTGCATGCTGATCAGCTACAGAGCAGGATGCGGGGGTGACAAAGGCGAAGGGAGTAGGAGATAGTAAAAGATGAACACTTTGATAGGATGTAGAAGTCTCTGTGGTTCAGGAATTCTATTTTTGCCTGTTTACTGGTCATATTCCACACATTACTTCACAGTATACCGTCTCGTTGTATGGAGAGTGACTCAGGAAGAGTCTCGGTAACGTCATAAGGCGGGAAATATCCTGAGGATCATTCTGATACCATGATACATAGGGTAGGGTATATTTCATTGTACTCGTGTTCAATAACTCCAACAGATCACCCAATACGTACgcttgtatttttttttattttttttctcacaCTCAATTTTCCATTCCGAAAATGAACTGAAGTTTGacacctacttgtagatgcaGAAACAAAAACCAGACACCAACCAACTTGTAGGCTGTCATTCTCGTAGTTGCAATAatgctgctgatgctgatATGACAGGTGACAGAATCCAGTCTTTTTTATGcattctacaagtactgtaggtgCTGTAACCATTATTGTAGTCCAATATCTCCGCTCGACAACTAGTCTAATTTCACCAAAAAATTTAGTTGGGGATTTACTCATTAACAAGTATTAACTGTTCGTTTAGTAAGTATGTGCATCTCTCTACTTGGTTTATTTTGGCCTTTGTTAGTTAGGAAtgtcaagtacaagtagcttcGGTACGAGTATCAACTACAATGCTGTATCGAGCCGTACACACTGTATGGCGGCAAAATCACCCTCTCCACCTTACCAGTACATTCTGACCCACCCCTTTTGCCCCCTCCATGTTCTACCTCCCCCTTCACGACAACAATACGTCAAGTGTTTCAAATGCGGTTGAATTTCGCCTGATTTTGGAATTTCAGCAGCCCACCACCCCAACCTCGGCCAAACGAAAGCGGTTAATATGCGGTCGAATAATATCTGGAATATCTGGAATATTACGTCAGATTTTACGTCAAATGttatctacaagtagcagccATTTCCTTTTCTGTGTCAAAGGCTTCCGTTTCTAGCGTGACAGCTGTCGCCCACTCTACAGGGCCATGCAGGGAGACACGCGAATTAATACTGCGACAGTGCAGAGCGAAACTTCTGGAATCAAGCTGAAACATAAAAATGTACGACTCAAAGTCCTGCCTGCAGCACATtacagtagtacagtatgtacaagtggGAGGACCGGTGGTTGTATGTACCGCATTTTTATGAGTAAaatattgtacatacaaacaagtacagtacagtatgcaCTTTCACTTGTACACTGGCAGTGGGTCCCATGCGCGCTAGTGCCTTGTTTGTACACGCAAACCACTGTGGCAGACCTACCTCAactcgtacaagtgctCTTGTTCTATACTTGACATCGCAAAGTATATACTTGGGTGTAGCAGTTGAGCACATACCCGCAATTGTATTGGTTAGAACGAACTGTCAAATCGGCTTTTACTCGGAGAAAAACACTCGTTAGAGTCCATCGTGTCACGTGCTTCACTCAACTCCAGACGCCCCTCAACACCCCTGTAGATGCATACAGGACCCACCTCATGCGCTGAAATGTACGATTTCAAGTGGAGTgcatggtggtggaatCCTAGCGTACGTTATTGGGAATGTAAAGCGGGTGTCTCAGCTCCCCCTCGTCTGGTTCCGCGCTCTCTTCGACCACAGCAACTGGGGACCGCAACCATGGACACACACAGCAACCAGAAGGCGCAAACAAGTCGCAAACAAGTCGCAAACAAGGCACAAACAatggcttttttttttttttttttttctgcataaacattcatttaattataactttgctgtgaaagaataacctttgaaatgaatgtacgcttacacgaatattactaattaaacacgtttagtgtcatggtccaaAATGGCTTCTCTCACTATGGACTCTGTTTCCCCCAAACTCCAACAAATGCTAAACACACACTGTTTCACACGTGAAAGAAAATACACTCGGGTCCAACTCCACACACCCCTGTAACTTTAGTCAGACAAACGAACAGATATACAAGCATATTCCATGTGGCCATGTACACCTTGCGTGCAACCGAGAGCCTATCTGCGTTTGAAAAACAGAGTGTAGCGGAGACGATTTGGATTTTTCACAAAAAGCACCGGTCCATCTTAGTGTGTGGTCTGGTTGTTCAGAGTTGCACAGGGGTATCAGGGGTGTCTATGCTTGCTTTTTAGGCTGCTGAATCCTGCTAAATATAACGGCACTGCACGATAATAGCTTCAGATCCATATGATAGGAATATATCGTACGATACTGGATGGCGCTACCAGTTCTATACGAGCAGTGAGTGCTACAAGTGGTATTAGTATCACTGTGGCCATTAATTGGTGTCGGttctgtacatacaatgCCTCTattgttggttttgtcAGCAGAGGTACTTTTTTGCAGCAAAACACTCTCTGATTGCACTCTGTCTGCACTCTGTTTGCACTGGGTAAGTGCTTTTCTCGTAAAGCTGATAAGGTGCTTTTGCCACGCTTTTTCAGCACCCCCATATTCTTGTCTATTTCCTTTTTGCAAACCCAGACTCAATATCTGCCAATATGGTGACAGGCATGGTGCatacgtacagtatgtaccagtTTTGCAGTTCAG
This genomic interval from Yarrowia lipolytica chromosome 1E, complete sequence contains the following:
- a CDS encoding uncharacterized protein (Compare to YALI0E05753g, similar to uniprot|P08524 Saccharomyces cerevisiae YJL167w ERG20 farnesyl-pyrophosphate synthetase, similar to Saccharomyces cerevisiae ERG20 (YJL167W); ancestral locus Anc_1.176); translated protein: MSKAKFESVFPRISEELVQLLRDEGLPQDAVQWFSDSLQYNCVGGKLNRGLSVVDTYQLLTGKKELDDEEYYRLALLGWLIELLQAFFLVSDDIMDESKTRRGQPCWYLKPKVGMIAINDAFMLESGIYILLKKHFRQEKYYIDLVELFHDISFKTELGQLVDLLTAPEDEVDLNRFSLDKHSFIVRYKTAYYSFYLPVVLAMYVAGITNPKDLQQAMDVLIPLGEYFQVQDDYLDNFGDPEFIGKIGTDIQDNKCSWLVNKALQKATPEQRQILEDNYGVKDKSKELVIKKLYDDMKIEQDYLDYEEEVVGDIKKKIEQVDESRGFKKEVLNAFLAKIYKRQK
- a CDS encoding uncharacterized protein (Compare to YALI0E05775g, no similarity), with the translated sequence MSGFTTFHAMIRLRPLTIPIRIFIRNVSLSSGFRHQKYKRLDYPKAPTLLRDPPPEVRAVPQTPPETFSVKRQGRNKAGRKQTTEMYTFVSQKDALEFELAPSAVLRQTIEKRLASLSQEQRELKAEMETQIARAGGVFAVRKGLVPGIYLHWDKVVRETGKMSQSEWKKLETVQEAQEWMGMYHVSPEDVCYDPFASRISFLEHLLSDEAKLEPEKKRWFAVKKGRQPGVYSNWEEAADQVIGYSGAVYASFSTDKQACKFLGMSKKEYFEQLKQDPTETDKEMIRQKRLADEQLQAYKRERDRIKFSQYAEAKMYIAPPDGGSPNRVKQLLTKCLQIQAEINKMVSLDKMRKFHMQDIFDELDQMTEEEKQECLESLDNSHLVDAYNVFNNPEYWDFYREYLLTKENYLGYESTTCSKGRGDTLFKSEFRECGTTKSTTEELAATEVSQWRQKNETSVENDTVKLDTSSEGFFSSTQELSERTEDTVDKKLTQRQKRDSKRATLKALDKSISENIAAPDDVAIGIKENGTVRNQAKKTTFENWLDGFSEAEKHKPASKITLTGHFKNATPQMRREMLKARHETKMELVARTADPSTTVTLDMLAGLTCNCGEPVFVRNRDSSAAAPLIPRRQLYLSTNRYKNLHGDSGWTNHTFKHKQADFDINTTSFRDHHDHKLLRAFETNWRIMFNSLSKQLGPIAANHAGRYDDVEANVVYTDGSHNALPSPLLYNAGAAGWGVHFEKGLMPDACGRVPGEQTPGRAEILAMVMAIRIISRHMTYRSQKWEIRTDSLWTLRLLEHGWEGLEPTERMRSHPNYYLIKRLRALLYENQNISLRFIRSQHMHSGARIADKLAKKGARKKYSETAEQYGTDDEDIFIHDPALSAFFPSATVPSNLRSSMWTDNKE